CGTGGCGTTGAGCCCGAACTGGCCGTTCAGCGCCGTCCCGCCGTCGAGTCCGCTCTGGCTGTCGAGTCGCGAGCGGCTGCTGCGCTCCCACTGGCTCTCGCGCTGGGCGGCGGTGCGCTCGGCGAGCTGGATCGTGATGGCGTCGCCCACGCGGTATGCCTTGACGTCGGCGAACATGGACCGCTGCGCCAGGGCGTGCCGGGGAATGAACAGCAGGAACAGGAAGGCCAGCAGGATGAGCCAGCTCAGGACGGCGATGCGTTTGGGGTTCATGGTCGGATCAGTCTAGGGTTTCAAGCCATTCCGCGGCGCCGGGCCCGGTGAGGCGAACTTTGTACATGGATTTGGTCGTCGGCGCGTAGAACCGGATGATGTCGCCGACAAAACCCGGGGAGCGGGCCTGGCCTTTGACGATCAGCGTGAGCTGGTCGCGCTGGTAGATCATGTCGAGCGGCT
The Rhodothermales bacterium genome window above contains:
- a CDS encoding flagellar basal body L-ring protein FlgH, which produces MNPKRIAVLSWLILLAFLFLLFIPRHALAQRSMFADVKAYRVGDAITIQLAERTAAQRESQWERSSRSRLDSQSGLDGGTALNGQFGLNATFQNDAERRNGSVQSDLLRGNMTAIIVAVDSLSGNLVVQGERSLNVNGETHLMEVRGM